Proteins encoded together in one Papaver somniferum cultivar HN1 unplaced genomic scaffold, ASM357369v1 unplaced-scaffold_21, whole genome shotgun sequence window:
- the LOC113340067 gene encoding serine/threonine-protein kinase RIPK-like, with protein sequence MKSFLFGCFKSQLPLKTPKKKIRDSTKNSGGSGFQRLSLSEFSSTPGSPLSLSANDISNSLLGSNLHIFTLQELQKITNNFSSSNFLGEGGFGAVHKGFIDDKMKPGLKAQPIAVKRLDLEGLQGHREWLAEVILLGQLRNPNLVKLIGYCCEDEHRVLVYEYMPRGSLENHLFRKYGAALPWGARMKIALGAAKGLAFLHDSEKPVIYRDFKTSNILLDADYTTKLSDFGLAKDGPEGDETHVSTRVMGTHGYAAPEYVMTGHLTAMSDVYSFGVVLLEILTGRRAVDKSRGPREHNLVEWARPQLNNPRKLDYIIDPRLDGQYSSKGAQKIAALAYQCLSHHPKPRPSMSNVVKILESLQNFNDMPIAPFVYIVPVETVKKDLEKKEPEQKKENKDENRQTQRQNGQRHRIRTPRARTGTVYTESNVRTHLKSRLSPDQKGNQNKENQIKDESI encoded by the exons ATGAAATCATTTTTGTTTGGTTGTTTCAAGTCACAACTACCATTAAAGacaccaaagaagaagataagagatAGTACAAAGAATAGTGGAGGTAGTGGGTTTCAGAGGTTATCATTATCTGAATTCAGCAGTACTCCTGGTTCACCTTTATCATTATCAGCTAATGATATCTCAAACTCACTTCTTGGATCAAATCTACATATCTTTACTTTACAAGAACTGCAAAAGATTACCAACAATTTCTCTTCGAGTAATTTTCTTGGTGAAGGTGGGTTTGGTGCTGTTCATAAAGGGTTTATTGATGACAAGATGAAACCTGGTCTGAAAGCTCAACCTATTGCTGTAAAACGCTTGGATTTAGAAGGACTTCAAGGTCACAGAGAATGGCTG GCAGAAGTGATATTGCTAGGCCAATTGAGGAATCCAAATTTGGTGAAATTGATCGGATACTGTTGCGAAGACGAGCACCGGGTACTAGTTTACGAGTACATGCCAAGAGGAAGCTTAGAAAATCATCTATTTCGCA AATATGGTGCTGCTTTACCATGGGGTGCAAGAATGAAAATTGCACTAGGAGCTGCAAAGGGACTTGCTTTCCTTCATGATTCAGAGAAGCCGGTGATTTACCGCGATTTTAAGACATCGAACATCTTGTTAGACGCT GACTACACAACTAAATTATCCGATTTTGGGTTGGCGAAAGATGGACCAGAAGGAGATGAGACCCATGTTTCGACTCGTGTTATGGGTACACATGGTTATGCTGCTCCAGAGTATGTTATGACCGGTCATTTGACGGCAATGAGCGACGTATACAGCTTCGGTGTTGTGCTTCTGGAAATACTAACAGGGCGAAGAGCAGTGGACAAGAGCCGTGGGCCAAGGGAACACAATCTTGTTGAATGGGCGCGGCCGCAACTGAATAATCCACGAAAGCTTGATTACATAATTGACCCACGGCTCGATGGACAATACTCCAGCAAAGGAGCACAAAAGATTGCAGCATTAGCATACCAATGTCTGAGCCATCATCCAAAACCAAGACCTTCAATGAGCAATGTGGTTAAGATATTGGAATCACTTCAAAACTTCAATGACATGCCGATTGCACCATTTGTGTATATTGTTCCGGTTGAAACAGTGAAGAAAGACTTAGAAAAGAAAGAACCagagcagaagaaagaaaacaaagatgAAAACCGTCAGACTCAACGGCAAAACGGTCAGAGGCATCGGATACGGACACCACGGGCAAGAACCGGAACCGTGTATACCGAATCAAACGTTCGAACTCATTTGAAAAGTAGATTAAGCCCTGATCAAAAGGGAAACCAAAACAAGGAGAACCAGATCAAGGATGAAAGCATttga
- the LOC113339695 gene encoding uncharacterized protein LOC113339695, whose product MQSPRVSHWEAALRVLRYLKGHPVQGIVLRKDSALQLTAYCDFDWASCPLSRRSLTGYFIFLGGSPISLKTKKQHIVSRSSAESEYRFMDHTCSELTWLKALLKSLSVFQSQPMRL is encoded by the coding sequence ATGCAATCTCCTCGGGTGTCTCATTGGGAAGCTGCTCTCCGAGTTCTTCGATATCTAAAGGGTCATCCTGTTCAAGGGATTGTTTTACGCAAGGATAGTGCTCTTCAACTTACTGCTTATTGTGACTTTGATTGGGCCTCTTGCCCTCTTAGTCGTCGTTCTCTTACAGGTTACTTTATCTTTTTGGGAGGCTCACCAATatctttgaagacaaagaagcaacatATTGTATCTCGTTCTTCTGCTGAGTCTGAGTACCGTTTCATGGATCATACTTGTAGTGAGCTCACGTGGCTAAAGGCATTATTGAAATCTCTAAGTGTGTTTCAATCTCAACCTATGCGCCTTTAA
- the LOC113339299 gene encoding uncharacterized protein LOC113339299 — MASYSSIFVCNVVFLLLSILLVSTSAEQSSAVASIIPSVELTGTPTENYFCDTNLNVYTTQVWGPTQDCFLCTPYCYGACDSMRTTSALTPSCTWISSTNVRCECCCVKPKSPPPPPCPPPAPLPPPPPCPSPPSSDKCDTGDDVTETTMPSSNCADCTNWCNNDCSELGGRVIENKCAIGESKFVRRCSCCCRGGKSVLKSVLKLS; from the exons ATGGCTTCTTATTCTTCTATTTTTGTTTGCAATGTTGTGTTCCTCCTGCTTTCGATTCTTCTTGTATCAACCTCTGCGGAACAATCAAGTGCCGTTGCCTCCATCATACCTTCCG TAGAGTTGACCGGAACTCCCACAGAGAACTACTTCTGTGACACTAACCTCAACGTGTACACGACTCAGGTCTGGGGTCCAACTCAAGATTGCTTTCTCTGCACACCTTATTGCTACGGTGCATGCGATTCGATGCGAACCACTTCGGCGTTGACCCCGAGCTGCACATGGATTTCAAGTACAAACGTCCGTTGTGAATGCTGTTGTGTAAAACCAAAATCTCCACCACCCCCACCATGCCCACCTCCTGCTCCTCTTCCACCACCCCCACCGTGTCCTAGTCCTCCTTCCAGCGATAAGTGTGATACTGGAGACGACGTCACCGAGACTACCATGCCAAGCTCAAATTGCGCCGATTGTACTAATTGGTGTAACAACGATTGTTCGGAACTAGGAGGTCGTGTGATTGAGAACAAGTGCGCGATTGGTGAATCTAAATTCGTAAGGCGTTGCAGCTGCTGCTGTCGTGGAGGAAAATCTGTCCTAAAGTCTGTTCTAAAGTTGTCTTAG